The Bacillota bacterium DNA segment CTTGCGTCGACCACGGTCTGGGTCACCAGGCTGACGACCGGAGTGGCCATCCGCAGGTCCTTTAGTTGGTTCTGGAGACTCTGCTGCATCATGTAGCCGATCTGGCCCTGGCTTTCGGCGCCGCAGATGTCCATGGGCAACGACGGGACCTGAGCCTGGCCGGCGGCGTTCTGAATCAGGATGTTGCCGACTTGTGGGCCGTTTCCGTGGGTGATGACGACCCGGTAACCGGCCTTCACCATCTCGGCGATCTGACGACATGTCTTGTCTACGTTGGCCGACTGCTCCTCCACCGTGCCTTTCTGGCCGGGTTGGAGGATGGCGTTTCCGCCCAAGGCGACGACAATCGTATTGGGCTCGACGGTCTGGGAACCTGGCATCGGACTCCGCCTCCGTTTCAGCAACTGGTCGGCCTCTTGGGCGGGCGAGAACAGCTGCAAATGGTCGTAATACTGAGGGCGAAAACCGTCCGGGGGCAGGGGTAAACCCTGCCCCCGGGCGCGTTTCTTGGGGCAAGATTGGTCGGCGCCAGTAGGCCCGGTGCTATTCAGCCGGCCGGCGCGGGCGATGAAGACGTCAATCCGCTCTCTTCAAGGGGAAGGTCATGCAGTGCGGCCCACCGCCGCCCTTGAGGATCTCAACGAGGTGGGAGGTGATGACCTCAAGCCCGAGGGCTTTCAGGGACCGGTTGACATCCTTGTTGGCCTCGAAGGTCAGGACCCGGCCGTCGCCGAGGGCTTGGATGTTGCAGTAATGCTTGAAGACTCCATCCTGTGGCACCGGGATGAGCTCGAAGTGGCGTTTCCGCAGCATCTTCAGGAACCATTCCGGCAGGGCGTCGGGGGCCAAGACCGCCACCCTTTCGGCGACGATGTTGAAGCACATGTCGAGGTGGAGGTTTCTGGACGGTGAATGGACGGGAATGACCTCATATCCGTATGGGCGGAGGATTTCGGCCGCGTTCTGCACGCCTTCCGACGTGCTCCGGGCAATCGCGCCCCAAGCGATGGTCGATTCGTCGAGGAACCAGAAGTCGCCGCCCTCAAGGGAGCCCCGGGTGATCTTGCCAATGATCGGCACACCGAGTTCGCGGAGCTTCCGTTCGTACCAGACCTCCTCGCCTTGGCGGACGGGCTCGCGGAAGCTGCCGATGAGCGCGCCTTCCGCCAGGCAGGCGCCGAAGTCGCGGGCGTAGATCATATACGGGAGGTCCGGTTGCGCCTTGATCAGCTCAACCTTTACCCCGGCTGATTCATAGGCCTGGATGAATTCCTTCTGTTCCTTTTTAAACTCGTCGAGCTTGGCTTTTTCCCCACGCTCCATGGCCGCGCGGGTGATGACGTTGATGGGCTGGAAGCTGAAGTAGTCGGATGGGCAAAGGAGAACCCGCTCGAGCTTGGACCACGAGTCTTTGACGTATGCCACTATCCTCGCTCCCCTTTCGCTCAGCTGATCACCAAAGCCAAAACGGCCTTCTCGGTGTGCATCCGGTTCTCACCCTCGTCGATGATCACCGATTGCGCCCCGTCGATAACCTCCTCCGTTACTTCCTCTCCACGGTAGGCCGGCATGCAGTGCATGAAGATGGCGTCTTCCTTGGCCAGCTTCATGATGTCGTTGGTCACCTGGAACGGCGCCCAGTCCTTGAGCCGCTGTTCCTTGGTCTGCTCGGGTCCGCCCATGCTGTGCCACGTGTTGGCGATAATGACGTCGCAGTCCTTGGCCGATTCCTTGAGGTTGTTGCTCAGGACGATCTCCGACCCATTCAGCTTGGCGTCCCGGCGGGCCGACTCAACCACGTCGGGCCGGGGGTCGTACCCCTTGGGATAGACCATGTGCAGGTTGATGCCCATCTTCCCGGCGATGACCAACCAGGTATGAGCGACGTTCCAGATGTCCCCGGCGTAGGCGACCTTAAGGCCCTTGAGCCGCCCCTTCTTCTCCCGGATGGTCAGCAAATCGGCCAATCCCTGGCAGGGGTGAAACTCGTCGGTCAGGGCGTTGATTACGGGGTTCCTCATATACTGGGCGAACTCTTCGACGATCTTCTGCCCGTAGGTCCGGATGACGAGGGCATCGCAGTACCGGTCGATGATCCTGGCGGTGTCCTTGATCGGCTCGC contains these protein-coding regions:
- a CDS encoding carbamate kinase; protein product: MPGSQTVEPNTIVVALGGNAILQPGQKGTVEEQSANVDKTCRQIAEMVKAGYRVVITHGNGPQVGNILIQNAAGQAQVPSLPMDICGAESQGQIGYMMQQSLQNQLKDLRMATPVVSLVTQTVVDA
- a CDS encoding arginine deiminase family protein, whose amino-acid sequence is MAYVKDSWSKLERVLLCPSDYFSFQPINVITRAAMERGEKAKLDEFKKEQKEFIQAYESAGVKVELIKAQPDLPYMIYARDFGACLAEGALIGSFREPVRQGEEVWYERKLRELGVPIIGKITRGSLEGGDFWFLDESTIAWGAIARSTSEGVQNAAEILRPYGYEVIPVHSPSRNLHLDMCFNIVAERVAVLAPDALPEWFLKMLRKRHFELIPVPQDGVFKHYCNIQALGDGRVLTFEANKDVNRSLKALGLEVITSHLVEILKGGGGPHCMTFPLKRAD
- the argF gene encoding ornithine carbamoyltransferase; the encoded protein is RQTAAGADHLKGVIGQMDARFKGRDFLTLMDFSTEEITTFVDTAAEFKRLRSMGVQHDYLRGRTVAMIFEKKSTRTRTSFQAACSHLGMDSFYLRPDEMQLGRGEPIKDTARIIDRYCDALVIRTYGQKIVEEFAQYMRNPVINALTDEFHPCQGLADLLTIREKKGRLKGLKVAYAGDIWNVAHTWLVIAGKMGINLHMVYPKGYDPRPDVVESARRDAKLNGSEIVLSNNLKESAKDCDVIIANTWHSMGGPEQTKEQRLKDWAPFQVTNDIMKLAKEDAIFMHCMPAYRGEEVTEEVIDGAQSVIIDEGENRMHTEKAVLALVIS